From one Gemmatimonadaceae bacterium genomic stretch:
- a CDS encoding glycoside hydrolase family 2 TIM barrel-domain containing protein produces the protein MALAKRYAPRVFLAALLSATVQAQSAPVGVASGAPRTRVNINDGWKYRPDGLNLAERPAMPDSDWQGVNLPHTWNVTDPFDDSPSYRRGIGWYRKRLTLDEKLRGKRIFLHFEGVNQVAEVFVNGAFAGGHKGGYSAFTVDITDEVKYGGGSNENVVAIKVDNSHSPFIAPLSVGFALYGGIYRDVWLIATDPVHITMMDHGSSGVFLTTPGVSAMSGPVRARGSIVNESASPRQLRIVNTLLDVRRKPVAGQSSTFLAPAGRETSWEQLLPSVRAPRLWSPGDPYLYTVRTEVYEGSVLRDRVENRIGFRWFAFDAQRGFSLNGKKLTLRGTNRHQDRDGLGSALSNEQHLHDLRSIKEMGANFLRLAHYPQDPAVLAAADSLGLLIWEEIPVVNYITPAADFTHNSEVMLREMIRQHYNHPSVVMWGTMNEVFLWSPQGFRIRNQIDTSYMSRTREYALHLDSVARKEDPARVTTMAVHGSGDYDGSGVARVSQVVGQNIYSGWYGGVFDDLGKQLDRRHTANPAEVVFVSEYGAEDDYRVESLEPERFDFSGTWMRRFHESYIRQFNARPWLAGTAIWSQFDFSQPETGGSIPYMNQKGMERWNRVRKDVFYLYKANWNPAPMTYIASRGWPRRTGTPAASSTGMVSPVVHQPVDVYSNLERIELFVNGRSLGVKTPDDVRRVTWDVPFVDGRNRLEVRGLGVQRKITDTMSVEFLYRPLRLSDASVPFRELAVNAGGRTQYAEPNGPIWESDREYTTGSFGHIGGTRKIFDKDLAIRGSDDTPLFFNYLLAVDSYRFDVPDGEYDIELLFAEPDAKPGERVFGFSINGKTVVDALDLSKQHGVGKAATMKATVTATGGSGLTVKFIPVKGKTILNALRVRKR, from the coding sequence GTGGCTCTGGCGAAGCGGTACGCGCCGCGGGTTTTCCTCGCGGCGCTCCTCTCGGCTACCGTGCAGGCGCAAAGTGCGCCGGTCGGGGTTGCGAGTGGGGCGCCGCGCACGCGGGTGAACATCAACGACGGGTGGAAGTACCGGCCGGATGGGCTGAACCTGGCCGAGCGTCCAGCGATGCCGGACTCCGACTGGCAAGGCGTGAATCTGCCTCATACGTGGAATGTCACTGACCCCTTTGATGACTCTCCGAGTTACAGGCGTGGGATTGGCTGGTATCGGAAGCGCCTCACCCTGGACGAGAAACTCAGGGGCAAGCGGATTTTCCTTCACTTTGAGGGAGTAAATCAGGTTGCCGAAGTTTTCGTCAACGGTGCATTTGCTGGGGGGCACAAGGGTGGGTATTCGGCGTTTACTGTCGATATAACCGATGAAGTGAAATACGGCGGCGGCTCGAACGAGAATGTCGTCGCGATAAAAGTAGACAACAGCCATAGCCCGTTCATCGCGCCGCTCTCGGTGGGGTTTGCGCTCTACGGCGGGATCTACAGGGATGTGTGGCTGATTGCGACCGACCCCGTGCACATCACGATGATGGATCACGGGTCGAGCGGTGTTTTCCTGACCACACCCGGCGTGTCTGCCATGAGTGGCCCGGTGCGTGCGCGCGGCTCGATCGTTAACGAGTCGGCCTCTCCCCGACAATTGCGAATAGTCAACACGTTACTCGACGTGCGCAGGAAGCCGGTTGCAGGGCAGTCCTCGACATTTCTGGCTCCGGCGGGAAGGGAAACGAGCTGGGAGCAGTTGCTGCCCTCCGTGCGCGCGCCGCGCCTCTGGTCACCTGGTGACCCATACCTGTATACAGTCCGCACAGAGGTTTACGAAGGCTCTGTGCTTCGCGACCGTGTCGAAAACAGAATCGGCTTTCGGTGGTTTGCTTTTGACGCGCAACGGGGATTCTCGCTCAACGGGAAAAAGCTCACGCTGCGTGGCACCAACCGCCATCAGGATCGGGATGGGTTGGGATCGGCGCTGAGCAATGAGCAACATCTGCACGACCTGCGATCGATCAAGGAAATGGGCGCGAATTTTCTGCGGCTGGCGCACTATCCGCAGGATCCGGCAGTGCTTGCCGCGGCAGACAGTCTTGGATTGTTGATCTGGGAAGAAATTCCAGTCGTGAACTACATCACGCCTGCCGCCGACTTCACGCACAACTCGGAGGTCATGCTTCGGGAGATGATTCGCCAGCACTACAATCATCCGAGCGTAGTGATGTGGGGAACGATGAACGAGGTGTTCCTGTGGAGTCCGCAGGGGTTCAGAATCCGGAACCAGATCGACACCTCATATATGTCGCGGACGCGCGAGTATGCGCTGCACCTCGACAGTGTCGCGCGCAAGGAAGATCCGGCGCGGGTGACGACGATGGCCGTTCATGGTAGCGGCGACTATGACGGATCAGGTGTCGCGCGGGTGTCGCAGGTTGTGGGTCAGAACATTTACAGCGGCTGGTATGGCGGAGTATTCGACGATCTGGGCAAGCAGCTCGACCGGCGTCACACCGCGAATCCTGCCGAGGTCGTCTTCGTGAGTGAGTATGGCGCTGAAGACGATTACCGCGTCGAGTCGCTCGAGCCCGAGCGGTTTGATTTCAGTGGAACCTGGATGCGGCGCTTTCACGAATCATACATTCGTCAGTTCAACGCGCGGCCATGGCTCGCGGGGACGGCGATCTGGAGCCAGTTCGATTTTTCGCAACCAGAGACGGGCGGATCAATCCCGTACATGAACCAGAAGGGGATGGAACGGTGGAACCGGGTACGGAAGGATGTTTTCTATCTGTATAAAGCGAACTGGAATCCAGCGCCCATGACTTACATCGCGAGCCGTGGGTGGCCCCGTCGAACAGGGACACCTGCAGCAAGCAGCACGGGAATGGTGAGCCCTGTGGTGCACCAGCCGGTCGACGTCTACTCGAATCTCGAACGCATCGAGCTCTTTGTGAACGGACGCTCACTCGGCGTAAAAACGCCCGATGACGTCCGGCGTGTCACGTGGGATGTCCCATTCGTGGATGGACGGAACCGGCTGGAAGTACGCGGACTGGGTGTACAGCGAAAGATTACCGATACCATGAGCGTCGAGTTTCTCTACCGCCCGTTGCGACTTTCGGACGCGTCCGTTCCGTTTCGCGAGCTCGCTGTTAATGCCGGCGGGCGCACCCAGTATGCGGAGCCGAACGGGCCGATCTGGGAGAGCGATCGAGAGTACACCACTGGCAGCTTCGGCCATATTGGCGGCACCCGAAAAATCTTCGACAAGGATCTCGCCATCCGCGGGTCGGACGACACTCCACTGTTCTTCAACTATCTACTGGCAGTCGATAGCTATCGGTTCGATGTTCCTGACGGTGAATATGATATCGAATTGTTGTTCGCCGAGCCCGACGCGAAGCCCGGTGAGCGTGTATTCGGTTTCTCGATCAACGGTAAGACTGTTGTCGACGCCCTCGACCTTTCGAAGCAGCATGGAGTGGGGAAGGCAGCGACGATGAAGGCGACTGTCACTGCGACCGGAGGATCTGGACTGACGGTGAAGTTTATCCCGGTGAAAGGGAAAACAATCCTCAACGCCTTGCGAGTGAGGAAGCGCTGA
- a CDS encoding RagB/SusD family nutrient uptake outer membrane protein → MTMTPNINQVSSMKRLTSAAFVGIALLAAGPMACSSDDILTERPKDIIAADNLYRNLSGFEAGLNALYANVRRERYGDANGDNNIIATVYSIGVDNGFGNYLSPPERPFQEFGVVNNSQVTITNQFFSLLYQTVNAANTIIVRAENPEVQWSAADKARVVAEARLIRAWAYRHLTYLWGDVPLNLQESSGENIKTDWERTSRDSVRGVIISDLLFAEANLPAVATVQGRVSKAVAQHYLAEMYLARNDPAKAAEKASAVINSGSYRLITARYGVRAAQPGVAFMDQFVDGNVNRSQGNTEALWTLQYAQNVNGGGANIMRRSWVTRYESNRGLMISPEYGGRGIGRLAITRYALNLYEAQDTRGGPFAIRRFYILNNPATLLAPAKLGDTLRTRTTPERLGIAAGPTDPLWPSTRKWDWTDPVDPTGPAQYGDQPYIRVAETYLLLAEAELKRGNSAAAAAAVNVLRARAGATLATAGQMTMDYILDERSRELVTEEQRRYTLVRMSVWLDRTKRYNPLAARTAAARDSLLPIPQSVIDANLTKPMPQNPGY, encoded by the coding sequence ATGACGATGACACCCAATATCAATCAGGTATCCTCGATGAAAAGACTCACGAGTGCAGCGTTCGTGGGAATCGCGCTACTCGCCGCTGGCCCCATGGCGTGCAGCAGCGACGATATTCTCACTGAACGCCCCAAGGACATCATCGCCGCCGACAATCTCTACAGGAACCTCAGTGGTTTCGAGGCGGGACTCAACGCGCTCTACGCCAACGTGAGACGCGAGCGATATGGCGATGCCAACGGCGATAACAACATCATCGCCACGGTCTACTCCATCGGGGTGGACAACGGCTTCGGCAATTATCTCTCGCCGCCGGAGCGTCCGTTCCAGGAATTCGGCGTGGTGAATAACTCGCAGGTTACCATCACCAACCAGTTCTTCAGCCTGCTTTACCAGACGGTCAACGCCGCGAACACGATCATCGTTCGTGCAGAGAATCCGGAAGTGCAGTGGAGCGCGGCCGACAAGGCGCGTGTCGTGGCGGAGGCGCGGCTGATCCGCGCGTGGGCGTACCGTCATCTCACGTATCTCTGGGGAGATGTTCCACTGAACCTGCAGGAATCTTCGGGCGAGAACATCAAGACCGATTGGGAGAGAACTTCGCGCGATTCGGTTCGAGGTGTGATCATCAGCGATCTGTTGTTCGCCGAGGCGAATCTTCCAGCGGTCGCGACGGTTCAGGGGAGGGTGTCCAAGGCGGTGGCACAGCACTATCTCGCCGAGATGTATCTCGCGCGTAACGATCCGGCGAAAGCCGCCGAGAAGGCTAGCGCGGTCATCAACAGTGGATCGTACCGGTTGATTACCGCGCGATATGGCGTGCGCGCCGCTCAGCCGGGTGTCGCGTTCATGGACCAGTTCGTGGACGGCAACGTGAACCGGAGCCAGGGAAACACAGAGGCGCTCTGGACGTTGCAGTACGCGCAAAATGTCAACGGCGGCGGCGCGAACATCATGCGCCGAAGCTGGGTGACACGCTACGAGAGCAACCGTGGACTGATGATTTCCCCGGAGTACGGCGGCCGCGGGATTGGACGGCTCGCTATCACGCGATACGCGTTGAACCTGTACGAAGCCCAGGACACCCGCGGAGGACCCTTTGCGATTCGTCGCTTCTATATTCTCAACAACCCCGCGACGCTGCTTGCGCCCGCAAAGCTCGGGGACACGCTGCGCACCAGAACGACCCCCGAGCGGCTTGGCATAGCTGCAGGCCCTACAGACCCACTCTGGCCAAGTACGCGAAAGTGGGACTGGACGGACCCGGTCGATCCGACAGGCCCGGCCCAGTATGGAGATCAGCCGTACATCCGCGTTGCGGAAACGTATCTGCTGCTCGCCGAGGCCGAGCTCAAGCGTGGAAACAGCGCGGCGGCAGCGGCCGCGGTAAACGTGTTGCGTGCGCGGGCAGGCGCCACACTGGCAACTGCGGGGCAGATGACGATGGACTATATCCTCGATGAGCGGTCGCGTGAACTGGTCACTGAGGAGCAGCGCCGGTACACGCTCGTGCGGATGAGCGTGTGGCTGGATCGCACGAAGAGATACAATCCACTTGCCGCCCGGACCGCGGCCGCGCGCGATTCGCTGCTGCCGATTCCGCAGTCGGTAATAGACGCGAATCTCACGAAGCCGATGCCGCAGAATCCGGGCTACTGA